A stretch of DNA from Bacillus alveayuensis:
AGCCCAAGAAATGGTAGAGAATGTTTATTCTGATTTTGAACGGATGCAAGATTTTGAACTTCAAGATGATTTTACATTCATTGTTTTACGTAGAAATGTTTAACTTTTTCTAAAAAGGGTAAGTACAAAGTGATGATTAGTCCTGATCGTTGGAGGGATTGGTTATGGATTTAACGATTGATATAAAAGAAGAATTACAACATATAGAAGTTGAGCTATCAGGAGAAATTGATGCATACACAGCTCCGAAGCTGAGGGAAACGTTAATGCCAATGGCGGAGAAAGATAATGCGTATATAAAAATAAGTTTAAAAGAAGTGGAATATATGGATAGTACAGGTCTAGGAGTTTTTGTGGGTTTATTAAAAGCTATTCGAAAACATAATGGCCACTTAAAGCTAACGGACTTGTCCCCGAGATTAGAGCGGCTATTTAACATAACAGGATTAAGTGACATCATGGAAATTTACCCAAAGGCAGTAGGTGAGAACCAATGACAAAATTAAAAGACTATGTAGAAATAAAAATCCCCGCAAAGCCTGAGTTTATTGGGGTCGTCCGTTTAACATTATCCGGTATTGCCAGTAGGATGGGCTTTTCTTACGACGATATTGAAGATTTAAAAATTGCTGCTAGTGAAGCTTTAACAAATGCCGTTAAACATGCCTATCAACAAGACGGACATGGAGAAATCATCATTGGTTTTGGGATTTGGGATGATCGACTTGAGGTTATGGTGACGGATAACGGAAAAAGCTTTGATTTTCAGAAGCTAAAAGAAAAGCTCGGACCATATTCTCCTTCTGTGTCGATCGATGATTTACATGAAGGAGGTTTAGGTCTCTTTTTAATTGAGACATTGATGGATGAGGTGAAGGTTCAGGTACATTCAGGTGTGACTGTACTTATGACAAAGGTTTTGACGGGGGAGAAAATGGAACATGACACAAATGTCTCCAGAACCAAAACGAACTAAAGAAGAAATCCATAATCTCATCCGTCAATGCCATCAAAATGGCCAAAATTCAAAAGCTCAAGAAAAAATCGTGAAACATTACTACGATTTAGTTCAAGCTTTAGCTGAAAAATATGGGAATGGCAAGGGACATAAAGAGGATTTAATGCAGGTTGGTATGGTAGGATTGTTAGGCGCTATTAACCGTTACGATCCATCTATTGGCAAGTCATTTGAAGCCTTTGCTATCCCAACTATTATTGGAGAAATGAAGCGATACTTGCGTGATAAAACATGGTGTGTTCATGTCCCACGTTGGATAAAAGAGCTTGGACCGAAAATCAAAACAGCTGTTGAAGAATTAACGAACCAATTGCAGCGATCACCTAAGGTTGATGAAATTGCTGCATATTTAGGGACTTCAGAAGAAGAAGTATTAGAAGCGATTGAAATGGGAAAAAGCTATCAAGCGCTCTCGGTCGATCGAGAAATAAAAGCGGATTCAGATGGAAGTACTGTAACCATTTTAGACTTTGTTGGCCAAAAAGAAGAAGGGTATGAACAAATTAATCAACGGTTAACATTAGAGAGAATTTTACATGTGTTAACAGACCGAGAACGACAAGTTATTGATCATACTTTTTTGCGTAATCGCAGTCAAAAAGAGACAGGGGAACTGTTAGGAATTTCACAGATGCATGTTTCGAGGCTTCAGCGCCGTGCCATTAAAAAGCTAAGAAAAGCTGTAAGGTCAGATATATTGGAGATCAACCGATGATGCAACGTCAATTTACGAATAACATTCAAGTGCTCGCTTACCAAATTGAAAAAATCGGCAATATTTCTTGTGGAGATAGTTTCTATATGCTCGCTAGTGATGAGTATTTTGTTTGTACCATTGCGGATGGATTAGGTAGTGGGGAAGGTGCTAAGGACTCATCAGCGACTGTTTGCGAGGTCGTCAAAAAATATCAAAAAGAGGATATAGAAACTATTTTCAACTATTGCAATCAAGCTATGAAAAATAAACGAGGTGCAACTGTCTCCGTTTTGAAAGTAGATTTCCAAAGGAAGCTATTTACCTATAGCTCTGTTGGAAATATTCGTTTTGTCTTATACACACCCTCTGGTCAATATATTTATCCAATTCCAGTTGTCGGGTATCTATCAGGCAAAAAACAAAAATACCGGATTCAAACATTTCAATATGAAAGTGGTTCTAAATTTATCATCTATTCTGATGGTCTTCTCGCACCTACCATGAAATCATTGCTAAAATATTGCAACACGATTGATGATATTTTTAGACAGCTGCAAGTTTACGTCCCATTACGAAAAGATGATTTAACATATATCGTAGGAGAGCTATGTTGAAGGTTGTGCAATCGGGTTGACCTGCACAACCTTTTGTTCTTGAACAGTATTTGTTAAAATGTTGCATATTGGAATTTATTGTGGAGGATTTATAGATGGAACAGGCTATGGAAAAAATTTTAAAACGAATTAGTGATGAACAAGGCATCGCTATCGAGAAAATTTTCAATGTTATTACTTTACTACAAGATGGTAATACAGTTCCGTTTATTGCAAGATACCGAAAAGAGCATACGGGAGCATTAGATGAGGTGCAAATCCGTGCCATTGAAGAGAATTGGCATTATATGCAAAATCTTG
This window harbors:
- a CDS encoding anti-sigma B factor antagonist (product_source=KO:K04749; cath_funfam=3.30.750.24; cog=COG1366; ko=KO:K04749; pfam=PF13466; superfamily=52091; tigrfam=TIGR00377), with the protein product MDLTIDIKEELQHIEVELSGEIDAYTAPKLRETLMPMAEKDNAYIKISLKEVEYMDSTGLGVFVGLLKAIRKHNGHLKLTDLSPRLERLFNITGLSDIMEIYPKAVGENQ
- a CDS encoding serine/threonine-protein kinase RsbW (product_source=KO:K04757; cath_funfam=3.30.565.10; cog=COG2172; ko=KO:K04757; pfam=PF13581; smart=SM00387; superfamily=55874; tigrfam=TIGR01924) is translated as MTKLKDYVEIKIPAKPEFIGVVRLTLSGIASRMGFSYDDIEDLKIAASEALTNAVKHAYQQDGHGEIIIGFGIWDDRLEVMVTDNGKSFDFQKLKEKLGPYSPSVSIDDLHEGGLGLFLIETLMDEVKVQVHSGVTVLMTKVLTGEKMEHDTNVSRTKTN
- a CDS encoding RNA polymerase sigma-B factor (product_source=KO:K03090; cath_funfam=1.10.10.10,1.10.1740.10; cog=COG1191; ko=KO:K03090; pfam=PF04539,PF04542,PF04545; smart=SM00530; superfamily=88659,88946; tigrfam=TIGR02941); this encodes MTQMSPEPKRTKEEIHNLIRQCHQNGQNSKAQEKIVKHYYDLVQALAEKYGNGKGHKEDLMQVGMVGLLGAINRYDPSIGKSFEAFAIPTIIGEMKRYLRDKTWCVHVPRWIKELGPKIKTAVEELTNQLQRSPKVDEIAAYLGTSEEEVLEAIEMGKSYQALSVDREIKADSDGSTVTILDFVGQKEEGYEQINQRLTLERILHVLTDRERQVIDHTFLRNRSQKETGELLGISQMHVSRLQRRAIKKLRKAVRSDILEINR
- a CDS encoding negative regulator of sigma-B (phosphoserine phosphatase) (product_source=KO:K05518; cath_funfam=3.60.40.10; cog=COG2208; ko=KO:K05518; pfam=PF07228; smart=SM00331; superfamily=81606) codes for the protein MMQRQFTNNIQVLAYQIEKIGNISCGDSFYMLASDEYFVCTIADGLGSGEGAKDSSATVCEVVKKYQKEDIETIFNYCNQAMKNKRGATVSVLKVDFQRKLFTYSSVGNIRFVLYTPSGQYIYPIPVVGYLSGKKQKYRIQTFQYESGSKFIIYSDGLLAPTMKSLLKYCNTIDDIFRQLQVYVPLRKDDLTYIVGELC